In the Vespa crabro chromosome 10, iyVesCrab1.2, whole genome shotgun sequence genome, one interval contains:
- the LOC124427222 gene encoding UV radiation resistance-associated gene protein isoform X1, translated as MEVSETRNLVRDLDLTLQPRIAPRYKTWLPFATQQLRLRSLIQIIGYKLRTNVNTEICWFYYTLHRTTMSSPIYTSELIDNANPRWSSLEVPTLHATGYSSASEIILRLWKRTAVDNNISDVTVFTWGISFTGLAYIGPKLPNNLEIILKENSIIFYFNGGFFTPAYCFITTPELKRYLRINVNANEVKDSYTVNKLTSLRSKMQALKQQTNSVIALRMRIASGDNFQTPKYPQSSLNRLFQPRTVNREKKAEILKIRKELEMAKFRTKLLEQERARKMGELRVLNQLHATIAEENQDHGSDLMERYRELNKDIERLHEWRQSHVDTRETYIQMSSQLAHRRRQLISELSLIYPVKQDSNGKFTIHDIHLPDSEDLELSNDTQVAVALGFVTHTTQMIANFLNIPTRYPVIHYGSRSKVIDHIIESLPDNDRQFPLFARGKDRLQFHYGVYLLNKNIAQLRWYCGLPTTDLRATLSNLATLLKMKPNQSHLDNSKRTFSTSSLDTEVGNGKQNVPLTPPIQKIIFEKCHRSSRSMGQLKSIKSSLGSSLDQGLDKPVQPLVLGSQSKRICKSEESAIDDRTLMLARNRSGNSSNETLNCTTLTNTISANVSDDFLQNNDNVTIDSNIEITIPTSVSKSANVTDSLEGSVSIRDRSSNSISSCEMALSNSQNDGDESPNDKNTIKKGENEQNISSNHDNAKNIGDSAKNTLKNGEHTDMLHLENNISEDYCTHYYAQNDHNCDVLEQPPFMINSCKERIAKSCLSLDDIIGCTYDETEKKERTNSICSYTEKCHLANKKTLDKQFTSQLRPNEEVEQQIEKWSKENDEDICVKYNAMHKDSIVATQKCDNTITEYNCMLEEKDKQCDFQASSDYIDIIRRSSEDVYARTEALANKKTSFKVMKPRL; from the exons TTGAGACTTAGAAGTTTAATCCAAATAATTGGATATAAATTGAGGACAAATGTAAATACCGAGATTTGTTGGTTTTATTACACTTTGCATAGAACAACTATGTCATCTCCAATATATACAAGCGAATTAATAGATAATGCGAATCCTAGATGGTCTAGTCTGGAAGTCCCTACTTTACATGCCACAGGTTACTCATCTGCCAGTG aaataattctaAGGCTATGGAAAAGAACAgctgtcgataataatatatctgacGTTACTGTGTTCACATGGGGTATTTCTTTCACTGGCCTGGCATATATTGGTCCTAAATTACCCAACAACTTGGAAATAattctaaaagaaaattctataattttttactttaatggTGGATTTTTTACACCTGCTTATTGTTTTATAACAACACCAGAGTTGAAAAGATATCTCCGTATAAATGTTAATGCAAACGAAGTAAAGGATAGCTATACTGTAAATAAATTGACTAGTCTGAGAAGCAAGATGCAAGCACTTAAACAACAGACCAATTCAGTGATAGCTTTAAGAATGCGCATTGCCTCTGGTGATAATTTTCAAACGCCAAAATATCCTCAATCTTCTTTAAACAGATTATTTCAACCTCGTACGGTtaatagggaaaaaaaagcagaaataCTTAAAATACGTAAGGAATTAGAAATGGCAAAATTTAGAACAAAACTATTAGAACAAGAAAGGGCAAGAAAAATGGGAGAATTAAGGGTATTAAACCAATTGCATGCAACTATTGCAGAAGAAAATCAAGATCATg GTTCTGATTTGATGGAAAGATATAGAGAACTTAACAAAGATATTGAAAGATTGCACGAATGGCGTCAAAGTCATGTAGATACAAGAGAAACTTACATTCAAATGAGCAGCCAACTGGCTCATCGTCGGCGTCAGTTAATTTCAGAATTAAGCTTAATTTATCCTGTTAAACag gatAGCAATGGAAAATTCACAATACATGACATACATTTACCAGATAGTGAAGATTTGGAATTGTCAAATGATACACAAGTAGCTGTGGCATTGGGTTTTGTGACACATACAACACAAATGATCGCAAATTTTCTCAATATACCCACCAGATATCCTGTTATACATTACGGATCTCGTAGTAAAGTTATTGATCACATTATAGAAAGCCTTCCTGATAATGATAGGCA atttccATTATTTGCCAGAGGTAAAGATAGATTACAATTTCACTATggtgtttatttattaaataagaacATAGCACAATTGCGCTGGTATTGTGGTCTTCCTACTACTGATTTAAGAGCAACATTATCAAATTTAGCAAccttattaaaaatgaagcCAAACCAATCGCA TTTGGACAATTcaaaaagaacattttctaCTTCATCATTAGATACAGAAGTAGGTAACGGTAAACAGAATGTTCCTCTTACACCACCAAtacagaaaattatttttgaaaaatgccATAGATCGTCGCGATCAATGGGccaattaaaatcaataaaatcctCCCTGGGATCTTCTTTAGATCAAGGTCTAGATAAACCTGTACAGCCTCTTGTTTTAGGTAGTCAATCGAAACGAATTTGCAAATCGGAAGAAAGTGCCATAGATGACAGAACATTAATGTTAGCTAGAAACAGATCTGGCAATAGCAGTAATGAAACATTAAATTGTACCACTCTGACTAATACTATCAGTGCAAATGTAAGTGAcgattttcttcaaaataatgataatgttacGATCGAcagtaatattgaaataacaataCCTACATCTGTTTCTAAGTCAGCAAATGTTACTGATAGTTTAGAAGGTTCTGTCAGTATTAGGGATAGGAGTTCAAATTCTATAAGTAGCTGTGAAATGGCCTTAAGCAATAGCCAAAATGATGGAGATGAAAGcccaaatgataaaaatacgatcaaaaaaggggaaaatgaacaaaatatttcttcaaatCATGACAATGCAAAAAACATTGGAGATAGTGCAAAGAATACATTGAAAAACGGAGAACATACGGATATGTtacatttagaaaataatatttcggaAGATTATTGTACACATTATTATGCCCAAAATGATCATAATTGTGATGTTTTGGAACAACCTCCTTTCATGATTAATTCATGTAAAGAACGTATTGCTAAATCCTGTTTATCTCTAGATGATATAATAGGATGTACTTATGATGAaactgaaaagaaagaaagaacaaattcGATTTGTAGCTATACAGAAAAATGTCACTTagctaataaaaaaacattagaTAAACAATTTACTTCTCAACTAAG GCCAAATGAAGAAGTAGAGcaacaaattgaaaaatggtcaaaagaaaatgatgaagaTATCTGTGTTAAATATAATGCAATG cATAAAGATTCCATAGTAGCAACACAAAAATGTGACAATACTATTACTGAATACAATTGTATgcttgaagaaaaagataagcaATGTGACTTTCAAGCATCAAgcgattatatagatattattagacGCAGTTCAGAAGATGTTTATGCACGTACTGAAGCCTTAGCTAATAAGAAAACTAGCTTCAAAGTTATGAAACCACGgctgtaa
- the LOC124427222 gene encoding UV radiation resistance-associated gene protein isoform X2 produces the protein MEVSETRNLVRDLDLTLQPRIAPRYKTWLPFATQQLRLRSLIQIIGYKLRTNVNTEICWFYYTLHRTTMSSPIYTSELIDNANPRWSSLEVPTLHATGYSSASEIILRLWKRTAVDNNISDVTVFTWGISFTGLAYIGPKLPNNLEIILKENSIIFYFNGGFFTPAYCFITTPELKRYLRINVNANEVKDSYTVNKLTSLRSKMQALKQQTNSVIALRMRIASGDNFQTPKYPQSSLNRLFQPRTVNREKKAEILKIRKELEMAKFRTKLLEQERARKMGELRVLNQLHATIAEENQDHGSDLMERYRELNKDIERLHEWRQSHVDTRETYIQMSSQLAHRRRQLISELSLIYPVKQDSNGKFTIHDIHLPDSEDLELSNDTQVAVALGFVTHTTQMIANFLNIPTRYPVIHYGSRSKVIDHIIESLPDNDRQFPLFARGKDRLQFHYGVYLLNKNIAQLRWYCGLPTTDLRATLSNLATLLKMKPNQSHLDNSKRTFSTSSLDTEVGNGKQNVPLTPPIQKIIFEKCHRSSRSMGQLKSIKSSLGSSLDQGLDKPVQPLVLGSQSKRICKSEESAIDDRTLMLARNRSGNSSNETLNCTTLTNTISANSANVTDSLEGSVSIRDRSSNSISSCEMALSNSQNDGDESPNDKNTIKKGENEQNISSNHDNAKNIGDSAKNTLKNGEHTDMLHLENNISEDYCTHYYAQNDHNCDVLEQPPFMINSCKERIAKSCLSLDDIIGCTYDETEKKERTNSICSYTEKCHLANKKTLDKQFTSQLRPNEEVEQQIEKWSKENDEDICVKYNAMHKDSIVATQKCDNTITEYNCMLEEKDKQCDFQASSDYIDIIRRSSEDVYARTEALANKKTSFKVMKPRL, from the exons TTGAGACTTAGAAGTTTAATCCAAATAATTGGATATAAATTGAGGACAAATGTAAATACCGAGATTTGTTGGTTTTATTACACTTTGCATAGAACAACTATGTCATCTCCAATATATACAAGCGAATTAATAGATAATGCGAATCCTAGATGGTCTAGTCTGGAAGTCCCTACTTTACATGCCACAGGTTACTCATCTGCCAGTG aaataattctaAGGCTATGGAAAAGAACAgctgtcgataataatatatctgacGTTACTGTGTTCACATGGGGTATTTCTTTCACTGGCCTGGCATATATTGGTCCTAAATTACCCAACAACTTGGAAATAattctaaaagaaaattctataattttttactttaatggTGGATTTTTTACACCTGCTTATTGTTTTATAACAACACCAGAGTTGAAAAGATATCTCCGTATAAATGTTAATGCAAACGAAGTAAAGGATAGCTATACTGTAAATAAATTGACTAGTCTGAGAAGCAAGATGCAAGCACTTAAACAACAGACCAATTCAGTGATAGCTTTAAGAATGCGCATTGCCTCTGGTGATAATTTTCAAACGCCAAAATATCCTCAATCTTCTTTAAACAGATTATTTCAACCTCGTACGGTtaatagggaaaaaaaagcagaaataCTTAAAATACGTAAGGAATTAGAAATGGCAAAATTTAGAACAAAACTATTAGAACAAGAAAGGGCAAGAAAAATGGGAGAATTAAGGGTATTAAACCAATTGCATGCAACTATTGCAGAAGAAAATCAAGATCATg GTTCTGATTTGATGGAAAGATATAGAGAACTTAACAAAGATATTGAAAGATTGCACGAATGGCGTCAAAGTCATGTAGATACAAGAGAAACTTACATTCAAATGAGCAGCCAACTGGCTCATCGTCGGCGTCAGTTAATTTCAGAATTAAGCTTAATTTATCCTGTTAAACag gatAGCAATGGAAAATTCACAATACATGACATACATTTACCAGATAGTGAAGATTTGGAATTGTCAAATGATACACAAGTAGCTGTGGCATTGGGTTTTGTGACACATACAACACAAATGATCGCAAATTTTCTCAATATACCCACCAGATATCCTGTTATACATTACGGATCTCGTAGTAAAGTTATTGATCACATTATAGAAAGCCTTCCTGATAATGATAGGCA atttccATTATTTGCCAGAGGTAAAGATAGATTACAATTTCACTATggtgtttatttattaaataagaacATAGCACAATTGCGCTGGTATTGTGGTCTTCCTACTACTGATTTAAGAGCAACATTATCAAATTTAGCAAccttattaaaaatgaagcCAAACCAATCGCA TTTGGACAATTcaaaaagaacattttctaCTTCATCATTAGATACAGAAGTAGGTAACGGTAAACAGAATGTTCCTCTTACACCACCAAtacagaaaattatttttgaaaaatgccATAGATCGTCGCGATCAATGGGccaattaaaatcaataaaatcctCCCTGGGATCTTCTTTAGATCAAGGTCTAGATAAACCTGTACAGCCTCTTGTTTTAGGTAGTCAATCGAAACGAATTTGCAAATCGGAAGAAAGTGCCATAGATGACAGAACATTAATGTTAGCTAGAAACAGATCTGGCAATAGCAGTAATGAAACATTAAATTGTACCACTCTGACTAATACTATCAGTGCAAAT TCAGCAAATGTTACTGATAGTTTAGAAGGTTCTGTCAGTATTAGGGATAGGAGTTCAAATTCTATAAGTAGCTGTGAAATGGCCTTAAGCAATAGCCAAAATGATGGAGATGAAAGcccaaatgataaaaatacgatcaaaaaaggggaaaatgaacaaaatatttcttcaaatCATGACAATGCAAAAAACATTGGAGATAGTGCAAAGAATACATTGAAAAACGGAGAACATACGGATATGTtacatttagaaaataatatttcggaAGATTATTGTACACATTATTATGCCCAAAATGATCATAATTGTGATGTTTTGGAACAACCTCCTTTCATGATTAATTCATGTAAAGAACGTATTGCTAAATCCTGTTTATCTCTAGATGATATAATAGGATGTACTTATGATGAaactgaaaagaaagaaagaacaaattcGATTTGTAGCTATACAGAAAAATGTCACTTagctaataaaaaaacattagaTAAACAATTTACTTCTCAACTAAG GCCAAATGAAGAAGTAGAGcaacaaattgaaaaatggtcaaaagaaaatgatgaagaTATCTGTGTTAAATATAATGCAATG cATAAAGATTCCATAGTAGCAACACAAAAATGTGACAATACTATTACTGAATACAATTGTATgcttgaagaaaaagataagcaATGTGACTTTCAAGCATCAAgcgattatatagatattattagacGCAGTTCAGAAGATGTTTATGCACGTACTGAAGCCTTAGCTAATAAGAAAACTAGCTTCAAAGTTATGAAACCACGgctgtaa
- the LOC124427218 gene encoding retinol dehydrogenase 11-like, translating to MVSSWCYFVLPVVLLIGFLRKCRECTWGRCKNTSSLQGRVFIVTGANSGIGKETVKELATRKATVIMACRNMQNAKNVISEIRHQTPNGELIPMELDLASLSSIREFAAQVLKNFPEIHVLINNAGIYTPLKDHAITEDGFEIHFGVNHLGHFLLTNLLIDRLKENAPSRVVIVTSKLLESGVIDFSNLNGEKGITTKGRMNPGYCNSKLANAYFGMELAKRMKDYNVNVYMVCPGFAYTGLFRNVKRSRFHYILFSPIALLFLRTANQGAQTVLHCAIEPSLADESGHIYRNCELYVSEKELDPKIALQLWEVSEKMIAAKETAK from the exons atggtATCTTCGTGGTGCTATTTTGTTTTACCTGTTGTGTTATTAATTGGATTTCTTCGAAAATGCCGTGAATGTACTTGGGGAAGATGTAAAAATACGAGTAGCTTACAAGGTCGAGTTTTTATTGTAACAGGAGCTAATTCTGGTATTGGTAAAGAAACAGTCAAAGAATTAGCAACACGAAAAGCTACAGTCATTATGGCTTGTCGAAATATGCAAAATGCcaaaaatgttatttctgaAATTCGTCATCAAACTCCTAACGGCGAATTG ATTCCAATGGAATTAGATCTTGCATCACTTTCATCCATCAGAGAATTTGCAGCTCAAGTATTAAAGAATTTTCCTGAAATtcatgtattaattaataatgctGGCATATATACACCACTCAAGGACCATGCAATTACCGAAGATGGATTTGAAATTCACTTTGGTGTCAATCATCTTggacattttttattaaccaATTTACTTATAGACCGTCTTAAAGAAAATGCACCTAGCAG AGTTGTTATTGTAACATCTAAACTCTTAGAATCAGgtgttattgatttttcaaatttaaatggTGAAAAGGGTATAACGACTAAAGGACGTATGAATCCAGGTTATTGTAATTCAAAATTAGCAAATGCATATTTTGGCATGGAACTTgcaaagagaatgaaagattaCAATGTGAATGTTTATATGGTTTGTCCTGGATTTGCTTATACAGGATTGTTCAGAAATGTCAAACGAAGtcgttttcattatattttattctctccaattgctttattatttctaagaaCTGCAAACCAG gGTGCACAAACTGTGCTACATTGTGCCATTGAACCTTCCTTAGCCGATGAAAGTGGacatatttatcgaaattgtGAGCTTTATGTTTCTGAAAAGGAATTAGATCCTAAAATAGCACTTCAGTTATGGGAAGTAAGCGAAAAAATGATAGCTGCCAAAGAGACTGCAAAATAA